The genome window CGCCCTCCTCGCGAGAGACCCGGATGTAAAAATTCGTAAAAAAAAACCGGCAGTACACTCCCCGCCCCAAGGGCCTGAAGCCCGAGGAGCCGCTCAAGCGGGGAGTGCAGGgccctgtctcctcctcctctcccctcgcTGCCATTGCAGCCTCggaaggatgggaggaggaggccctCTCGCCACTGCCGGCGCGGCGCTCCCAGAGAGAGGCGACGATGCGAGGCCCGCGCCGCGGTCCTTTGCGTCCGGCTGTCATGCCTTGCCTGGAGGAGGACAGCCGGGCAGGCCAGGGTCCCGAGGGCCAGGGCGGTCGGAAGGGGAGCGGGAGGCCTGATGGAACGGCATGGCACCGCAGCCACCTTTTATCCACACCGCGGGTCTGGTCCGTCTTCAGAACCCAAATACATGGGGGAGGGCGGGGATCCCGAGGGGAGAAAGGCGGCCAGCTACGGTTAAGTAGCAGTGGTAGGCTCAGCCGGCTAGGCACCCTCTCCCCCGCCGAGTGCCCCGGCCGTGCCTCCGGGGACCGAGCTGGCGGACAGGCCAAGCGGCAAAGGACACGCTTTGAGGGTCTCCCGTGGCCCCCTCTGGCTGCCGTCCCTCCAGGGGCAGGAAGGGAGGGTAGCCCCCCGGAGGACAAGGCAAGGCGGCGCTCCCCCCTCCGGGGAGGAGATTCGGGGAGCGCCGCGGCTAGGAGCCGGCTGAGGCTGGAGGGCGCCGAGGGCTTGCAAAGCTTCTTCGTGTTGGAGGGGCTTGAGCACCTGCTCCTGCCAAGGCCCCCTCCAGGCAACTCCAGGCGGATCCCGCCGAATGGGAGACGAGCAAGGGCCTGCGGTCCCCCCCTCCTGtccagggggagaggaggagcgcCGCCGGCTGAGGGGGTCTGGCGCTGGGCGGAGCCGAGGGCAGGAACGGAGGGAAGGACCCCTCCGCCGCCGCCCCGGCCCTTGGCTCTGGCCGACTCCAGAGCCCCCCGCCACTCACCATTCACCGCACGGCTCTCTCTGGGTGGGTCGCCGCCAGGAAGGGCTGCTCATGGAGCCGCCCCGCCCACCGGGCCCAAGCGGAGAGTCCTGCCGGCAGCCTGGAACCCTCGGCGGGGAAGCTTCCTAGCCTGGCCCCTCTCCGGCTTCCGAGAAGCCAGTGGCCCAGGTTCTGAGCGTCTCTGCCCAGCAAGGGCTCCAGGAGCCTGGCCCAGGCAGAGGAAGCTGTTCCCCCCCCAATGGCTCTCTATGGAGAACTACAGCCTGCCTTCCTCCAGCCTCCATTGCTGatgctgccttcaagtcattgggatgctttgactgtgagttcctgcacggcagaaggggggggttggactagaaggctcttcctggggtcccttccaactctcagattctaaggtctatccacccagcctctgttttagattggaactagggtcccctttctctgcctccttctgccatgcagggactccctaatcaaagggctcaagcNNNNNNNNNNNNNNNNNNNNNNNNNNNNNNNNNNNNNNNNNNNNNNNNNNNNNNNNNNNNNNNNNNNNNNNNNNNNNNNNNNNNNNNNNNNNNNNNNNNNactccctaatcaaagggctcaagccgAGGCTGCTACTGAAGCCTGAGGCGAGGCCTGCCTAGCCTCAAAGGCACAGAGGCGCTCTGAGGGGAGAACTATTCGAAGGAGGCCTGAGGCGGGAGGACTAGGCCCGATGCGGAATGTGGGCCTAACGCTGCGTAGGCCGCGCCCAGGAGCGGGGAAGCTGAGGCGGCCCTTTGGGAACAGAGGGGTGGCTACTTTATCGGGCCCTGAGGAGGGACATTGTTTGAGGGAAACATGCCCGGACTTTGGAGCCCGGCACTCCCCGCTCagcatgctgggagatgtagtccaaagaagCGGCCTACCACCACCAGAGCCTTGAGTGGCGCCGCCTCAGAGGCGCTCAGGTGCCATTTTAGGGCTGGGAAGAAAGAGGGGGGGCGTGAGGGGTTTGTTGTGAGGGATTTGTCGTCCAAGCTTCCtcttgtggtgttgttgttgttgttgttgttgttgttgttgtgtccgacttatagcgaccctaaggagaaGCTGTAATGcattgtgggttgttgtttttgttttttgcatgtttGTCAGAGCTGCTTGACTCAGGGAGGCACATCATCAACAAACGTACCATCCTTGGGAATCTGTACACATATCAAGCAGCa of Sceloporus undulatus isolate JIND9_A2432 ecotype Alabama unplaced genomic scaffold, SceUnd_v1.1 scaffold_2746, whole genome shotgun sequence contains these proteins:
- the LOC121917998 gene encoding myosin IC heavy chain-like, translated to MRGPRRGPLRPAVMPCLEEDSRAGQGPEGQGGRKGSGRPDGTAWHRSHLLSTPRVWSVFRTQIHGGGRGSRGEKGGQLRLSSSGRLSRLGTLSPAECPGRASGDRAGGQAKRQRTRFEGLPWPPLAAVPPGAGREGSPPEDKARRRSPLRGGDSGSAAARSRLRLEGAEGLQSFFVLEGLEHLLLPRPPPGNSRRIPPNGRRARACGPPLLSRGRGGAPPAEGVWRWAEPRAGTEGRTPPPPPRPLALADSRAPRHSPFTARLSLGGSPPGRAAHGAAPPTGPKRRVLPAAWNPRRGSFLAWPLSGFREASGPGSERLCPARAPGAWPRQRKLFPPQWLSMENYSLPSSSLHC